Sequence from the Petrotoga mexicana DSM 14811 genome:
GCTTTCAGCTGATGTATCAGCTGCTGTTGATCCAAATTACAAAGAAGCTCACGATTTATCCAATGCTCCAAAATTGGGTTACGGTATAACTCTTATGAAATACACAGGTTCAGGGGGCAAAGGAAGAACAAACGATGCAAATGCTGAATTAGTAGGAAAAATTAGAAATCTTTTCAATAAAGAAGGTGTATCTTGGCAAATAGGAGAATTGGGAAAAGTAGATAGAGGCGGAGGAGGAACCATAGCCCTTTTCTTTTCCGAGAAAGGTTTAGACGTTTTGGATGCTGGCGTTCCGCTTTTGGGGATGCATTCTCCGTATGAGGTAGCATCAAAAGCGGATATATACGAGACTTATTTGGCGTATAAAACTTTTTACGAAAAATTTGGAAAATGAGAATTTTTGTAGGAAACTCAGCAAATGCGATGGAATTTTTTGATTTTGATTTAATATTATCAACCTCAGGTTGGTCTTTAAACGACCAATCTGAGGTTATTGCTATCAATAACAAAGAGTATGTAGAATGTCATATAAACAGGAACAAAACATATTTAAACAAAGATAATAGGTTCATAACGGAAAAAGATATTTTATTATCTTTCGGGTTTACCAACGATGCTCTAAATTTTGAATTTTATTTCTTGAATCTTTTGTATCAAGTGGATTTAATCGTTCTATCATTGAACTTTTCTGAAAGTTTAGAAAGAAAAGTACTTTTACATATACAGTCAAATTTGAGAAGTGTAAAAATCCCGGCGATAATTATCAACACAGCGAAAAACGAAACTACGGTATCCTACATCGTTCCCAATTACAAAAACGAATTCGTGATCAAAAACGCTATTTATTTCACACTTGATTTTAAAAAGAGTAAAAATTATATATATTCTTTTGGGAAGTATTTATCAGATTTGAAAGAAACGATTCACACCTATGATGTCAAGGTGCTGAGATAGAATGAGGGCGCGCGATCTGTTCTTAAAGTTACATTATAACTTTCTCAAAAAAGAATTGTTTGAGTCTTTAAAAACAATCAATGAAGAACCAAAAAGTTATAACAAGAACAGTTTAGGTATATACCTAATAAAAAAATTATCTTCAAAAAACTTAATAAAACAGCTTGCTGATGGTATTAACCAAGGCTTTTATATCTTTTTCTTCTCCTCTAACAAAAATATCCCCTATCGCAAATTACACTTAATTTCTGAAATTGTCAATATTTACGGAATTCATTTGATTCTATTTTTAAAAAACGATATTCTCAAACTTTTCAACAATCAAGTTATCTTCATAAACCAGGAAAAAAGTTTACCTTATAGATTATTCTCAATAAACTCTTATAAAATCTCTTTTATCCTTCCCGAAGAAATGAGAAATCCAGCTGTTATAACCACTTTGAAGATTCAAGAAGTCGACCTAGTATTCAGTAAAAGTTCTGTGGTTGGCAACAATCAAGACTTAGCTAATAATTTGCTTGCGTACGTTCTAACAGATCAAAAAATATTTTCCCCTTCTATTCTAGAGGAAGATAAAACCTCATTGAAAGAAAGGGGAAGAATTTGGCTCAACTTAGGCTATTTAAAGACTATTAAAAACAATTATTTAGAAAAAAATTACAACGATTTACAAAGGATAAAAACTAAAATAGACCTCATTCAAAGATAGATTAACAATCCTTTTATTTTCTTTTTGACATATTGACCCTTAAAAGATTCTTTTCAATTCTAGTTTGTAATTTGATTTTTTTAAACTGATCTTCCGTTGCTTTAATCTGTTCTTGAGCACTTTCCATAGCTTTCTTCGCAGCTTCAATATCTATATCTTCGGATCTTTCAGCAGCTGTGGTAACAATAGTCATTTCTTCACCGGTCATCTCCAAAATACCTCCATGGATCGCAAAACTATCAACTGAGTTATCTGCTTTTTTTATCGATACCGGGGCAATCCTCAAAGATGTCACAATCGGCAACCGTTGAGTTAAGGTTCCCATAGATCCCTCTTTTGTTTTAAATTCTACATACTGAACATCTTCTTCATATTTTACCCCTTCTGGGGTAACAACTTTGAATTTAAATATTTATACCACCTGCCTTACAAACACTTCATACATTCATTTTTTTTGCTTTTTCTACGGCTTCTTCTATCGTACCCACCATATAAAAGGCGCTTTCAGGTAAATCATCGTGCTTCCCCTCAAGTATTTCTTTAAAACCTTTGATAGTATCTTCTACATTAACATACTTACCAGAATAATTTGTGAACCTTTCTGCAACAAAGAAAGGCTGAGTTAAGAACCTTTGGATTCTTCTGGCTCTATTCACTACCTGTCTATCTTCCTCGGACAATTCTTCTATACCCAAAATCGCTATTATATCTTGTAAATCTTCATACCTTTGCAAAACTTCTTTGACTTCTCTTGCAACGGTGTAATGTTCTTGTCCAACTACGTTGGGATCCAACATCTTCGATGTGGAATCTAATGGATCAACCGCAGGATAAAGTCCCAACTCTGACTGTTTCCTTGAAAGGTTTATATTTGCATCCAAATGGGCAAAAGTAGTAGCAGGTGCGGGATCCGTGAAATCGTCTGCAGGAACATAAATAGCCTGAACAGAGGTAATAGAACCATCTTTTGTGGAGGTTATTCTCTCTTGCAACTGCCCCATATCCGATGCCAACGTTGGCTGGTATCCTACAGCAGAGGGCATTCTTCCCAGTAAAGCCGAAACCTCTGATCCTGCTTGAACAAACCTGAATATATTATCTATGAAAAGTAAGACATCTTTTTTTTGCTTATCCCTAAAATATTCTGAGATTGTCAACGCGGTTAGAGGGACCCTGAACCTCGCTCCAGGGGGTTCATTCATCTGACCGAACACCAACGCCGTGCTATCAATGACCCCTGTCTCTTGCATTTCCAACCAAAGATCGTTACCTTCCCTGGTCCTTTCGCCTACACCTGCAAATACAGAGATCCCTTGGTGCTCTTTAGCAATATTCCTTATAAGTTCCATAACAAGAACCGTCTTACCAACCCCAGCTCCACCAAAGAATCCTATTTTCCCACCTCTCGGGAACGGAGCCAAAAGATCTATACTTTTAATACCTGTCTCTAAAATCTCAACAGATGTATCTTGTTCATTTAACGATGGAGGATCCCTGTGAATTGGCCAATACTCTTCCCCTTCAACCTCTCCTTTTTCATCGATAGGTTTACCTAAAAGGTTGAACATCCTTCCCAATGTCGTCTCGCCGACGGGAACTTTTATGGACTCTTGTGTGTTGATAACCTCTTGCCCTCTTCTTATACCATCGGTAGAATCCATCGCAACACATCTAGCTGTATCGTCTCCGATTAATTGCTCAACTTCAAGAATCAACTCTTCTCCTGAGTATTCGTTCTTTACTTTTAAAGCATCGTAAACGTTAGGTAGTTGGCCTTCAGGGAATTTCACATCAACGACAGGTCCAATAACAGATATTATTTTACCTTTTTGATCTTGCATCGAATTACCTCCTATTGCATATTCGCCCCATTAACAATCTCTATCAACTCTTGGGTAATAGAGGCTTGTCTTTGCTTGTTGTAATCAAGGTTCAACTCTTCTATTAAATCATGTGCGTTATCCGTGGCGTTTTTCATTGCGTTTTGTCGGGCATGAAGCTCACTCAACTTGGTTTCAAATAAAAATAGATACATTTTAGAGAGAAGATACTGATATGCAGCATCCTCGAATACTTTCTCTTCCTCAGGTTCGTATTCGTATCTGGCATCTATTTCAAATTTGTCTTTTGTCATTGGAAGCAGGTCATAAGTTTTAGGTAACTGTATCAAGGCATTTTTTAACTCTCCATACACAACCTTCACTTTGCTAATGCCTTTATTCTCCATAATTTGGAAAATAATTTCCAACAAATACTCCGCATGGTCAACCTTTGGAATGTCGAATAAATTTACCTCTTTTTCCAAGACTGTTTCACTCTTTAAACCTGAATAGCCCTTTGCACCCAAAACAAAGTATCCTTTAAAATCTTCCAGCTTAGATTTCACCCTTAAAGCTTCTTTAACTAGATCAGATGGAAAAGAGCCCGCTAATCCCATGTCTGGGGTGATCACAAAAATTAAAGAACCTTCACCATTTTGAGTGTATAAGCTTTCTTCAACAAAGGGAACTTTTTTCAGAATCCTTTCTGCGTAGTTAGAATAATCTTTTACACCTTTCCATCGCTTCTGTATCTTGTTGAGCCTGGCTGTGGCAACCATCTGCATGGCTCTTGTTATTTGCATAGTAGATTCTGTAGAGGCGATCCTTCTTTTAA
This genomic interval carries:
- the atpC gene encoding ATP synthase F1 subunit epsilon, with amino-acid sequence MFKFKVVTPEGVKYEEDVQYVEFKTKEGSMGTLTQRLPIVTSLRIAPVSIKKADNSVDSFAIHGGILEMTGEEMTIVTTAAERSEDIDIEAAKKAMESAQEQIKATEDQFKKIKLQTRIEKNLLRVNMSKRK
- the atpD gene encoding F0F1 ATP synthase subunit beta, translated to MQDQKGKIISVIGPVVDVKFPEGQLPNVYDALKVKNEYSGEELILEVEQLIGDDTARCVAMDSTDGIRRGQEVINTQESIKVPVGETTLGRMFNLLGKPIDEKGEVEGEEYWPIHRDPPSLNEQDTSVEILETGIKSIDLLAPFPRGGKIGFFGGAGVGKTVLVMELIRNIAKEHQGISVFAGVGERTREGNDLWLEMQETGVIDSTALVFGQMNEPPGARFRVPLTALTISEYFRDKQKKDVLLFIDNIFRFVQAGSEVSALLGRMPSAVGYQPTLASDMGQLQERITSTKDGSITSVQAIYVPADDFTDPAPATTFAHLDANINLSRKQSELGLYPAVDPLDSTSKMLDPNVVGQEHYTVAREVKEVLQRYEDLQDIIAILGIEELSEEDRQVVNRARRIQRFLTQPFFVAERFTNYSGKYVNVEDTIKGFKEILEGKHDDLPESAFYMVGTIEEAVEKAKKMNV
- the atpG gene encoding ATP synthase F1 subunit gamma; translated protein: MSRGNLRAIKRRIASTESTMQITRAMQMVATARLNKIQKRWKGVKDYSNYAERILKKVPFVEESLYTQNGEGSLIFVITPDMGLAGSFPSDLVKEALRVKSKLEDFKGYFVLGAKGYSGLKSETVLEKEVNLFDIPKVDHAEYLLEIIFQIMENKGISKVKVVYGELKNALIQLPKTYDLLPMTKDKFEIDARYEYEPEEEKVFEDAAYQYLLSKMYLFLFETKLSELHARQNAMKNATDNAHDLIEELNLDYNKQRQASITQELIEIVNGANMQ